From the Polaribacter tangerinus genome, the window TACGCATGCTACATCATCAGTACCTAAAGCTTCTTGCATTGCCTGTACAATTTGCATCGTTAAACGCTCTTGTACTTGTGGTCTTTTAGAAAAATATTCTACTATCCTATTCATTTTAGAAAGGCCAATTACTTTTCCTTTAGAAATATACGCAACATGAGCTCTACCAATAATTGGCAATAAATGATGCTCACAAGTAGAATAAACAACTATGTTTTTTTCTACCAACATCTCTCCATAATTATAATTATTATCGAAAGTTGATGCTTTTGGTTTGTTTTTGGGGTTCAGTCCCATAAACATTTCATTAATAAAGGCTTTGGCAACTCTTTTTGGAGTACCTTGTATGCTATCGTCTGTTAAATCCATACCTAAGGTATGTAAAATATCTTTAACACTTTCTTCTATTTTAGCTATTTTTTCTTGATCAGAAATAGTAAATGCATCTGGTCTTATTGGGTTTTCTGCAGAAGTTGCCACATGATTTGCGCCTATTTCTTCAATTCTTTCGTCATTCATTTTGCTACTAAATTCAAACATTTCAATCTGTTAATAAATGCAAATTTAAGTGTTTGGTTTTTATTATTTGATGTTTTGTATAAATTATCGTTATAATTAAATAATTTTTAACCTTTAATACTTAGGGATTATTAGTTATAAAGAATACTGTTCTTTATGCAATTGGCTACTATTTAAAATACTACTTTAATTGAAGTAGCAATTCATCTGATGTACATTCGAACTGTTCTCCTGTACTCATATTTTTTAAAGTAAAACGGCTGTTTTCTAATTTAGAAACTACAAATTCTATGGCTCTATTACTTACATATTTCCATTGCTTTTTTTGTTGCTTATTACTTTCTGCCAAATCTGGATAAAATTCTGATTTTACACCATTTTCTCGAAGCATTTTAATTGTTTTCATTATAGTGAGAGATGCTGAATCATCGAAATTTAAAAATAACACTTTCGGCTTTGGTAAATCTACCGACTTAAATAAGCCTAATTCTTCTAATACCAAATAAATTCTATCTAAACCAAAGGAAATACCTACTCCTGAAACATCTTTAAGTCCGAAAATTCCAGTTAAATCATCATATCTTCCACCACCACCAATAGAACCCATACTTACCTCTTTAGGAGCAGAAACTTCAAAAATAGCTCCTGTGTAATAATTTAAGCCTCTTGCTAAGGTAACATCTACCTCTAAATTTGCAGATTTTAAACCAATCTCTTGAATAGTATTTACAACAAATTGCAACTCCTCTACTCCTTTTAATCCTTCGTTAGAAGATGCTAACATATTTTTTAATGACAATAGTTTTTCTGAATTAGTACCAGAAAAGTCGAATAACGGCGCAACTTTATTTATGGCCTCTTCAGTAATACCTTTAGAAAGCATTTCTTTTACAACACCTTCTTTACCAATTTTATCTAGTTTATCTAAAGCTACAGTAAAATCAATTAACTTGTTTTTTGCACCAATAACTTCTGCAATACCTGATAGTATTTTTCTGTTATTAATTTTAATGGTTGTGTTATTTAATTGTAGGTCTGAAAAAACGGTATCATACAATTGAACAAAAGTAACTTCTTGCCACAAAGAAGTACTTCCTACAACATCTGCATCACATTGAAAAAACTCTCTAAATCTACCTTTTTGTGGTCTGTCTGCTCTCCAAACTGGCTGAATTTGATATCTTTTAAATGGAAAAGTTATTTCATTTTGATGCTGAACTACATATCGTGCAAAAGGAACGGTAAGGTCGTATTTTAGAGCTTTTTCTGATATTTGAGAAATTAATTTTGTACTATTTTTTTCTGACAACAGTTTAGATTCTGCCTTTTTTAAATAATCTCCCGAGTTTAATATTTTAAAAATCAATCGATCTCCTTCCTCTCCGTACTTTCCCATTAAAGTTGATGAATTTTCGAAACTTGGTGTTTCTATTGGCTGGAAACCAAAAATTTCAAATGCTTTTTTAATGGTGTTAATTATGTAATTTCTGTTAGTAACTTCTACAGGAGAAAAATCTCTTGTTCCCTTTGGAATACTTGGCTTCATTAAATGATTTTTATTTTTTATCCTAACATCGTTGTTTTGTAAAAAAACTTTATGTCTATTAAAAATGTAAATTTTATTTTCTCGAGCAAAT encodes:
- the folE gene encoding GTP cyclohydrolase I FolE is translated as MNDERIEEIGANHVATSAENPIRPDAFTISDQEKIAKIEESVKDILHTLGMDLTDDSIQGTPKRVAKAFINEMFMGLNPKNKPKASTFDNNYNYGEMLVEKNIVVYSTCEHHLLPIIGRAHVAYISKGKVIGLSKMNRIVEYFSKRPQVQERLTMQIVQAMQEALGTDDVACVIDAKHLCVNSRGIKDIESSTVTSEFGGKFKEKETRKEFLQYLQMDTQF
- the hisS gene encoding histidine--tRNA ligase encodes the protein MKPSIPKGTRDFSPVEVTNRNYIINTIKKAFEIFGFQPIETPSFENSSTLMGKYGEEGDRLIFKILNSGDYLKKAESKLLSEKNSTKLISQISEKALKYDLTVPFARYVVQHQNEITFPFKRYQIQPVWRADRPQKGRFREFFQCDADVVGSTSLWQEVTFVQLYDTVFSDLQLNNTTIKINNRKILSGIAEVIGAKNKLIDFTVALDKLDKIGKEGVVKEMLSKGITEEAINKVAPLFDFSGTNSEKLLSLKNMLASSNEGLKGVEELQFVVNTIQEIGLKSANLEVDVTLARGLNYYTGAIFEVSAPKEVSMGSIGGGGRYDDLTGIFGLKDVSGVGISFGLDRIYLVLEELGLFKSVDLPKPKVLFLNFDDSASLTIMKTIKMLRENGVKSEFYPDLAESNKQQKKQWKYVSNRAIEFVVSKLENSRFTLKNMSTGEQFECTSDELLLQLK